The genomic DNA GTGAAACTTCATGCGAAACAACTATAGAAATATCCTGGATATGATAGGGGATACTCCTCTTGTGGAAATTCGCAAATTGAATCCCAACAAAAATGTAAAAATTTTTGCAAAAATGGAAAGCTTTAATCCTGGGGGATCCATAAAGGACAGAAGTGCCCTATACATGATTGAGAAGGCTGAAGAGAGAGGAGAACTTACCGGAAACAAAGTGATTTTGGAGGCTACCAGTGGAAATACAGGTATCGGCCTTGCCCTTGTAGCTGCAACCAAGGGATATAGACTATTTCTGACGATGCCGGAATCTGCCAGCGAGGAGAGAAAAAAGATATTAAAGGCCATGGGTGCAGAATTGTATCTCACTCCAGCGAATCTTGGTACAGACGGCGCTATAGAGGAGTCCTATAAACTGATGCGCGAGAATCCGGAAAAATATTTTTGCACGGATCAGTTTAATAACGAAGATAATGTGCTGGCTCATTATTTCGGCACTGCAGAAGAAATCTGGAGGCAGACGGAAGGGCAAGTAACCATGGTGGTTGCCACTCTTGGAACCTCCGGTACCGCCATGGGGATTTCAAGACGGCTCAAGGAATATAACAAGGATATAGAAATAATAGGGGTGGAGCCTTATTTGCGTCATAAAATACAAGGGCTTAAGAACATGAAAGAGTCCTACCAGCCGGGAATTTTTGATAAAAAACACCTGCATGAAAAAATAAACATTCTCGACGAAGATGCCTTTGAAATGGCCAGAAGACTTGCCCGGGAAGAGGGAATTCTGGCCGGAATGAGTTCGGGAGCTGCCATGCATGTGGCTCTGGAAAAGGCAAAGGAAATGAAGGATGGAATTATCGTGGTGATTTTTCCCGATAGTGGAGAGAGGTACCTCTCTACGGAACTCTTTGCAGACAAAGAAAAAACGACACTCCGTCTGTACAATACCCTAACCAGGCAAAAGGAATTCTTCGAACCGATAAATCCCGGAGAAATTCTTATTTACTCTTGCGGTCCGACTGTTCATGAAGTGCCGCATATCGGAAGTTACCGTCGCTTTGTTGTTTCAGATGTCATCAGAAGATACATGGAGTTCAGAGGATATAAGGTCAAACATGTCATGAACATAATTGATTTAGCCGACAGATCCATAAAGGGGGCTGACCAACTCGATATGGATCTGGGGGAATTTACAGAATCATATGTCGAGACATTTCTCAAGGATGTAGCCCTGCTTAATATCAAAAGTAAGGATAATTATCCGAGGGCAAGTAAAAATGTCAATATCATGCTTGATCTTGCTGAGAAACTGGTAGAAAGGGGCTACGCCTACGAAAAGCTGAAATCCGTTTATTTCGACATATCCAAACTTGACGATTACGGCACCCTTTCCAACATTGACCTGGAAAAGGTTAGACATGGAAAAACTGTAGATATTGACTACTACGAGAAGGATAGTCCAATAGATTTTGCCCTCCTCAAGAGATCAACACTTGCCGAGTTAAAAAGGGGAGTATATTTCAAGACCAGGTGGGGAAATGTCAGGCCGAGCTGGCATCTTATGTGTGCGGCAATTTCGTTGAAGCATATGGCGGAAACTTTTGATATTCATGCGGGTGGTTCCGATATTGTTTTTCCACACTGTGAAAATGTCATGGCTATAGGGAAAGCGGCCACAGGAAAGCGTCTGGCCAATTATTGGA from Syntrophales bacterium includes the following:
- the cysS gene encoding cysteine--tRNA ligase, which gives rise to MRNNYRNILDMIGDTPLVEIRKLNPNKNVKIFAKMESFNPGGSIKDRSALYMIEKAEERGELTGNKVILEATSGNTGIGLALVAATKGYRLFLTMPESASEERKKILKAMGAELYLTPANLGTDGAIEESYKLMRENPEKYFCTDQFNNEDNVLAHYFGTAEEIWRQTEGQVTMVVATLGTSGTAMGISRRLKEYNKDIEIIGVEPYLRHKIQGLKNMKESYQPGIFDKKHLHEKINILDEDAFEMARRLAREEGILAGMSSGAAMHVALEKAKEMKDGIIVVIFPDSGERYLSTELFADKEKTTLRLYNTLTRQKEFFEPINPGEILIYSCGPTVHEVPHIGSYRRFVVSDVIRRYMEFRGYKVKHVMNIIDLADRSIKGADQLDMDLGEFTESYVETFLKDVALLNIKSKDNYPRASKNVNIMLDLAEKLVERGYAYEKLKSVYFDISKLDDYGTLSNIDLEKVRHGKTVDIDYYEKDSPIDFALLKRSTLAELKRGVYFKTRWGNVRPSWHLMCAAISLKHMAETFDIHAGGSDIVFPHCENVMAIGKAATGKRLANYWINTDLVMMEGKKMSRSLDNFFSMEDIEKKGYKGKDIRYFLLSSHYRKPLNFSFGALDTARNTVHNLNNFIQRLIRFTPGKGYPDVDQFIYDVKQGFAEAMDDDFNISGALASIFEFVKKVNPPLAKGQLNKKERDKILEVMQGIDSALGIMDFEEETISDDIKKLLKEREEFRRAGNWKESDRIRKELEELGVVVMDTPLKEL